The Denticeps clupeoides chromosome 10, fDenClu1.1, whole genome shotgun sequence DNA window CGTGCCCGGCGTCAGCGCGCACCCCGAGCCCCGGCACGACGCGCTCATCCCCGTGGAGGGCTACCAGCACTGGGCGCTCTCCAGCGGCTGGGAGGGTCAGGTGTACTGCTCCAAGGAGCAGACGCAGCCCGCCCACCTCTGGAAGTCTCCTTTTCCCGGTGAGCCGCGCCGCCGGGGTTACAGGTGTTGGGgtgcctagtggggtaacacactcgcctatgaaccagaagacccaggttcgagccccacttactaccatcgtagTAATATTTAACCGGgagtccctgtcactgctgattgtaaggcgctctggagaagggcgtctggtaaatgctgtacatgtaaatggtgTGACAGCTCAGGTGGGACATGTCTCATGTGACATGGGGGTCGCCACGCGCACCTGCGGGACCACACCCGCGTCCCAGAccttcagcagcaggaagaTATCATCACACCATACAGTTAGAACCCAgataataacagtaaaatatgcAGATGATGTCACGTGTCCCATGAGTCCCATGTTGAGGATGGATGCTAGAggtttttatgtatattatactgtgtgtatattatatatctggATGCGACATTGGTTTGTCGTTTTTTCGTGATGGGAGCTTTGGAGATGacattttcctgtgtgtgtgtgtgtgtgtgtgtgtgtgtgtgtcccgcAGACGTGGTCCCCCTGCAGCCCGAGGTCCCCAGCTACCGCCGCGGGAGGAAGAAGCGCGTCCCCTACACCAAGATGcagctgaaggagctggagaaggagtaCGCGGCCAGCAGGTTCATCACCAAGGACAAGCGGCGACGCATCTCCGCCGCCACCGGCCTGTCCGAGCGCCAGGTCAccatctggttccagaaccggcgGGTGAAGGAGAAGAAGTTCGCCGGCAAGTCCAAGACGCCGGGCCACGCGCGCGCGACCTGAGCACGcgacgtcacgtcacgtcacgacACGCCCGTCCCTCACTTTCGATCGGACGAGACGCTCACCGGAAGTCCGCACGGGCACGTGACTCCTTTTCTATGAATGTAAATACGTAAAgctgtataaatatttaaaatctgCGCCCGTGGAATAAACCCGGAGGAGACACGTGCAGCGCCGCGCCGTGATTATTTCACGGCCGCTGCGCCGCTCCGCGGACGGACAAGTCTGTTTTtgtgaataaatataaatatagaaatatatgaaTGTATCTATATCGTTCgttcctttgtgtgtgttcgttcCTTTATGCTCGTTGCTTCGTGATGAATGAAAACAAATCCAGAGGATGAAATTTCATGTCTAAAGACTTTAAAGATCGACCGTGAGGCCTGTGTGTGACTTTCATGTTGTGGGCAGCCGATCGTTTCGgaaaacatatttataaaacGGTTTTGGAATATTTCTGGGGAAATATGAGCAGTGTTTTATTGGTATTAGTAATAATGTCTGCATGACGGCAGGATCGCAGTCAcggtttatacattttttaattcccCTTTTGCATATTTGTATGTCAGTCGGGTCCTGACTGTTGGGATctgcaataataaatgtaaaatgttataaatgtcgGGCTTCCTCAAATTTTacttcaagttcaagttgttCGGATGTGAGCAGATGCAGATCGGAAACTTCgctttgtgttctttgtttttaCAAATTTAGGAAAGTAAACGATGTTTTCTCGTTGAAATAGAATATATATTCTatctaaaatatattatatgtattctatatatatatatatatatatattctatatatagatatttttatcCCTCTTTATAGAGGCCGCAATGAGGGACGCGCACTTCCGGTATGCGGGTAAACCCGCGCTCGCATTTTTCATTATAACGGTGGgaaaattcacatttatttgtacaaaatatgtatttaataaacGTCCACGGACCCGAAACGCGCGCAATTCATCAGAAAGACCACCtggatttttatttgattaatacataaaactgaataataaaaaaaaatattctattttttacatattttaaaataccgTCCACTTGTGTCCATTTTGAAAAATCCTTTTCTTTAAGTGAAGCTGTAAATGAGTTCGGCTCCACCCAGCCCGACTGGCGGGAAATCA harbors:
- the LOC114798405 gene encoding homeobox protein Hox-C13a-like; the protein is MTTSLLLRPRCCTHAFMFMYEKSPSDSQGMEPLSGSCPAMSHAALGRHSGPVATHQGPAYPDAPQTSGYGYPFGGPYYGCRLSHPHAAPDKYAEPAEELPARAKEFAFYPGFPGSYQAVPGYLDVSVVPGVSAHPEPRHDALIPVEGYQHWALSSGWEGQVYCSKEQTQPAHLWKSPFPDVVPLQPEVPSYRRGRKKRVPYTKMQLKELEKEYAASRFITKDKRRRISAATGLSERQVTIWFQNRRVKEKKFAGKSKTPGHARAT